The Papilio machaon chromosome 24, ilPapMach1.1, whole genome shotgun sequence genome contains the following window.
TTGCCGAGAGATGGCACTACTAGTATTCGATAGTTGAATAAGGTAGACTAATTCTTACAAAATTCATACGAAAGTAGATAtagttaaatcatttaaaatagctATTCTTTTTACGGAAAAATAACTGTTCATCAAGTCGTTATTCATTTGCTGGAAAAATGCgcgatgtaatatttttatccctTTAGAACCTTCTTCGCTATATTTTAATTGGGGTCTTATTTCAGTGTACGTGTCAACCCTCTTGTTTATCGGCGAACAAGCTTCCCCTTCAcagtaaaaattaagatagATTTAGGTGTAGGTAAaacactaaataaaaactcctttatatttattcattacgataaaaaataatgttaaataaattaaaataaaaatcatattatttattatgcacaattttattaatattgtacatgcgaaagtttagatggatggatggatgtttgttagaaggtatctccggaacagttcaaacggatcttgatgaaatttggcacagatatagaacataatctggaagaaaacataagctacttattaagttttattaaatgccgtgcgaacagagtcgcgggcgacaagtAGTTATTGCataaacgtaatatttaatattaatagcattataatagagataaaattaatgcaCAGTAATGAATCTTGCTCCATGACAGAATAATAAttcttgtaataaatctattacaataataatacaacaaaGCAACAATTACTCTAAAGCACTATTGTTAAACCTCGTTTTAACTTcgtataaataacaaactagagatgtttttttttcatgattCATTCAACAAAGTACACACTTCTATAATCTGGAAAGTAAAACTCTAGTTTAATGAAGCTTgtccataaaaatatatttacttagttcattacaaaaacatacttaTACCTGTGGAATAAAGTTCTAATTTCCATGTTGTCAACTAAATGTGAAGGTTAAACCGTACCTACAAGATCAAGGACAAATTCTAAAGATATTGTAATGAAATGTCaggttttagtaaaaaaaatctgattactttttgttttttatatggaTTACGTATTGGTAACATCGCATAAAGATTTACAAAGAAGTATGCAGATGTTACATACGTTTTTTACTCTTACtatttctatcaaatattaGTTCTACTAGCTTATAGGGAACTAGCCCTCAACTTCTCCAGCGCAGAATTGGAAAAAATGATATGCTCGCGTGCAACAGCTACCTGTCCGTTAAAGTCTCGTCAAATGCGGAGAtcacccggaacaaacgcggacttGTGTAGGTACAGATggatacagacagacaaaattttagaaatagtttttctaaaaattgcaaagcaaatacatcatgtgtacgaaatgtgaatttttatcgatattacatacagacactctggttttattaatatataggtattagggtaattatataaaagtgaaagaaaaaagGAGACAAGTTCTAAATaggctttaaaaaaattaaagtgtcgAGGAACCTAGGATATTTCACAGaagataatattgttataacttTATACAAGCACATTTTTTGTGAAGCAATGGATcgcctaaaattatttgatccgacgtcTTCACCTTTGACACCCTTGACACCTCTGcctttgaaatatataaaatcgagatatcaaaaacaaaaaccagCCACATAAcactgtattaaatatttttgaatttcattcCATTAAAATCCCTTTAAAACAAGAAGTTTCTTGAtggaaaaataattcaataattacACGTCctcacatttatttaaagttttaaagacTGTTTCCATATGAagcttagaaaaaaaaaatgtttatcccATAATTTTCAGTCAGAGCGACCATAACTAATGCTAACCTTTTAGTAGCTTCGACAAAAACGTTTAATTTTCGCGAGCGTAAATTCTATTGATtggcaattatttttttattcaattgtttgttatctttaacagatttaattcaaaaaggtGAAGGGAACTGGTTCTTATACGAACATATAGATCTTGTGACAGATTTAAATGCAGTGGCTAACTGTTAACACGTTTTGTGTCTAGgcgttttaatgttattttgctTAGTTTAtggattttgaaataaaaaagcgtaaatacttttttaatcgtTGCCTGTAACTGGCTGATTATGTTTGACAACTTCAAGgaggaattaaaattaaaatggcgCCAATATTTAGTGGCATCTTTaggtgagtttttttttcttttcttaaattaattatagatttgcgtatttcatttaaattattataagatagcgaaaatatttcaaaataaaatgtaaaactaacTTAAaggtttaactttaaaataattcaaaataaaatgaatgaacTTGTAGGTATAATTCtaagtttttcaattttggTAGGTAAACGAGTCATTGCGTCtactttataaaatctatgcctcctacttaaataattatatcctacaattttataatttgcacattgcttaaagtttttttttatttactcgaTGGATCTTTATCTAACTTATTTAGTTCATTGTTAATTCGAAAAGTAAAttctaacttttttatttgtaaaagggCCACTTGAAAAACAGCACTGGGACAGTTAAGTATATCCCTGCTTCGCTGAGCTGGCTTCCTTTTGCCACACTATTGTACAAAGTTTGTGccttgtgtgtgttttttgttttatattctttgtgtggacataaatgttttttctttcattctttctttaaaaaagttcCGTAATATATTACGCGATAAACCGCATGTTGCTTTTAAATATGGCGTAAATATAAtgagtatattttgttttcttgtgtAGTTTACTTAACTCCTAACTattctaatattgtttaatgtcCATGTGTTGCCATCTAACGATGTTTCTTGTTAAATCACTGAGCTGGGTCCTCGCGATACAGGCTGCGCCTAGTGCGAGGTATTTTTggatgtcaataaatattttttcattttcaataattgtaacagtacatgtaaaaaatgtttttctttctttctttaaaacatatttgttacataatcGCCACCGAAAAATGTTGGGTTGAGATTTTTCCTCTCGTGCACATTATTAGCATTGGaatttgatacattttatCGTATACTATTGTAGTTATAGTTGTTGTAATAATCAAGTTAAGATATTCAAACAAGCTACAAGATAACATCAAGGCGAGCGAGGCACAGATTAATAAACACGATTCAATATCCGCATCTGTAAACCCTGCTTGCTGGACTTTAGCAATGCATAGTACTACAGTCACCACGCAACTTGCTCGTAACTGggataaaaagaaaacctatgctttttaaaatttccttatatcttactagtattataaatgcgaaagtttggatgtatgaaGGAATAGATGGacagatggatgtttgttagaaagttcaacggatcttgatgaaatttgacacacatttagtacatagtctggaagtacacataggatactaattcagtttttttttttaattctgcatgggcgtagtcgcgggcaacagctagtcatTTATAAAGCTTGAAAGCTAGAAAACCACAaataacagttaaaaaaaatttaataaacatcttGTCAATTGTAGATTTTATAACTCTACTTGTATCCTTACAGCGCAATATGATACTGACTGcaacatatataattaatttttatatttaaataatttacaaattaattacaaatttgatCATAGAAATTCATTTGGAGAATTATGGTTACCCTAAAAACAATgcctttaattaaatatagcacgCGCACTACCTTGATAATGTTTTCAAggtcgtaaaataaaacaatatgctatgtatgaatataaatagtatatttgGCCGTATACTAATATAGGTATTTCACTATCTGTGACGTATATCTTATGATCAAGTTACTATtatcattcaaaaatattatagattttacccgtgactccatccgcgcggaattaaaaaaaaatagtagcctaaTATTCTTATGCCAGACGAGCCTATGCCGAgatcgttgagccgttctggagatacctaacaacaaacatccatccaaacattctcatttataatattagtaagatataataagTGTACAGCTAACCAGGCTAGTGGAAAATAGATCTAAGTCCGTCTATCTCCTAAGACATATCCGCTAAGAATACAAATCGTAGTCCTCCTAACATGTGTTCTATGTAATCTTGTGTGTGCTGTGTGCAGCAAGTTACGGCAGCCTGTGTACGGGCATGTCGATGGGATGGACGTCACCGGTGTTGCCGCAGCTACGCGGTCCGGCGTCCCCGCTGCCCGAGCCCCCAACCCTGCAGCAGGAATCTTGGATAGGATCGCTGCTCGTGCTCGGCGGGCTATTGGGTACGTTGTAACAACTGCTTTTACATCTTACTGCTGCTAgtgtatattatttagtagTGATTTTTATTCCCAGGTCCTCTAATAACGGTACCTCTATCCCGTTACGTGGGTCGTCGGTGGCTTATCATGGGCTCGAACGTACCGCTACTGCTGGGCTGGCTACTGGCGGGCGTGGCGCGAGACCTGCCCACGCTGTACGCGGCGAGGATCGCCTGGGGCGCGGCCACCGGAATGCAGTTCGCCACAGTGCCTTTATACATAGGAGAGATCGCTGAAGTAAGTCTATAAGTAAGGCCCTTTGGAGGAGGTCCTTCTAGATGCGAAGTACTGAAGAGTGACAAAATAAAGTCATTTAAGGGgaggtaaaaattaaacaagctAACCTAGAAGAACAGGTAATCAGTATGTCTGTATTGTTTGATTCAATTCTAAAGTATGGATAATCTGTAGTAGACTCTTAATGTGACAGTAACAAATATAGTGTTTGCTGTTTCAATATATTCCAATATTAACTTTCTAGGACAAGATCCGCGGGGCCCTGAGCGCATTCTTCCTGCTGTTCATCAACATAGGCTTCTTACTAGCGTACGCGATAGGGCCCTTCAGCTCGTACTGGGGCCTCACCGCGACAGGCGGAATCCTATCGCTCTTCTATGTGCCCTTCACCTGGCTATTACCGGAAACACCTTTCTTTTTAGTTTACAAAGGTACTTACTTAGTATCAACATTATAGTGTATTTTAACCTCTGAATTACTTAAGTATTCTTAACTGCTGCTGTGGATACCCCACTGTCgaaacattttgaataaaaaatatattcaatccCTACCGATAACACTTTTACGATTTTACGTTTCGTCTAAATCTGATACTTCTATtagtacatttttgtattctatCCCTTCCCAATGACTAAatctttaaacttaaatatttttcacatataTCATACAAATCAACTCACTGTATTTCAGGTAACATAAAGGAAGCATCAGAAGTGCTGCAGAAGTTGCGAGGTGTGAGCAAAGAGAAAGTTCAGCCGGAATTAGAGGGCTTGCAGGCGATGGTCGCGCGGGAGTTCAAGGAGGAACCCAAAATAAGTGACCTCTGGGCGACTAGGGGACAAATTAAAGCTTTAGgtaaatatcataaaattacgtgttttttaataaaacagaacTAAATCAGCTACTAAATATACTGTGCTATTGTCAatgtttactaaataattttttttgcatgtacaaaaacttaaaatatttttgtatatttctagGGGCACCTATCAAGTATAAAACTTCCATAGCGTCTTTAGAACATCCTATACAGTATTATCTCcacttttattacatttagagGACatccatatatttttatttattacttcgtCAGcgctgattaaaaaaaaacaatttcaaacaaaatgcattcaaaagtaccataaaaaacaatctcaaacaaaatgcactcaaaagtaacataaaaaaaaataatttcaaacaaaatgcattcaaaagtaccataaaaaacaatctcaaacaaaatgcactaaaaagaaacaaaataatgacatgaaaacttctttctttctttctttcttctctctttcaaaaaccctctaaactctaaagaaagttctcttctttcttgtaacatgtctatattgtataattattgttatttcgcagtcggtgtcggccgaagtaaatataatattatacattttatatttgagatgtatgagacatacttacgtttatgtccctacttaggccgaaaccgactccaaaataacaataattatacaatatagacatgttacaagaaagaagagaactttctttagagtttagagggtttttgaaagagagaagaa
Protein-coding sequences here:
- the LOC106715927 gene encoding facilitated trehalose transporter Tret1; the protein is MFDNFKEELKLKWRQYLVASLASYGSLCTGMSMGWTSPVLPQLRGPASPLPEPPTLQQESWIGSLLVLGGLLGPLITVPLSRYVGRRWLIMGSNVPLLLGWLLAGVARDLPTLYAARIAWGAATGMQFATVPLYIGEIAEDKIRGALSAFFLLFINIGFLLAYAIGPFSSYWGLTATGGILSLFYVPFTWLLPETPFFLVYKGNIKEASEVLQKLRGVSKEKVQPELEGLQAMVAREFKEEPKISDLWATRGQIKALGICVFLAMLLQLSGIDVLLFYMEELLQKVGTRISAADGTIIMGVVQVVTSCITPLVVDRLGRKLLMWTTSLGLTIFLGIIGVYALLDSHYKYDVAHVAFIPLLCLIIYMILFTLGVGPVPWILVAEMFPAKTKCLASGIASFMCWLAGFVWTRFFRDVAAAYGIYTAFWVLAVCCGAGFLFSVSSLLPETRGKTFDQIQQMLNKSKEDTSPVDV